Proteins encoded in a region of the Azospirillum sp. TSH58 genome:
- a CDS encoding ABC transporter ATP-binding protein/permease: MPTEAHPNRAAAPSRRTPDVRTLSRFLRDVWTLTRPYWASEERWAARGLLAAIVVLNLAVVFITVELTEVNGAIFNALQEKDQGAFVDQLLLFGGLALVYIAVAVYRLYLNQMLQIRWRRWLTDRCLGDWMEGQTYYRLQLAGTPADNPDQRIAEDLRGFVQLTLSLSLGFLTNLVTLVSFLAMLWSLSGTLSVPLFGVELAIPGYMVWVALAYAVVGTWLTHRIGRPLARLSFDQQKYEADFRFALVRLRENAESIALQGGDVQEQRGFARRFARVVDNWWAIMRTQKRLVWFTSAYEQVAIIFPLLVAAPRYFSGALPLGALMQTAQAFGQVQGALSWFIDAYVSLTDWHATTSRLIGFRQAVEEVRTAARTAPRIDRATGPDGALRVEGVELALPKGGTPLLRADLTVRPGERVLVTGPSGSGKSTLLRALAGVWPFGRGRIGLPAGADAMHLPQKPYMPIGSLRAAVAYPSPPEAFEAEAVRAALDAVGMSAFAERLDEEDHWAQRLSGGEQQRVAFARALLHRPGWLFLDEATSACDPATEARLYGLLADRLPGTTVVSVGHRASLSAHHDRTVAVGVDGDGVGQLAGC, translated from the coding sequence ATGCCGACCGAGGCCCATCCGAATCGCGCCGCCGCGCCGTCCCGCAGGACGCCGGACGTCCGGACACTGTCCCGCTTCCTGCGAGACGTCTGGACGCTGACCCGTCCCTATTGGGCGTCGGAGGAGCGCTGGGCGGCGCGGGGATTGCTGGCCGCCATCGTCGTGCTGAATCTGGCCGTGGTCTTCATCACGGTCGAGCTGACCGAGGTCAACGGCGCCATCTTCAACGCGCTTCAGGAGAAGGACCAGGGCGCCTTCGTCGATCAGCTCCTGCTGTTCGGCGGGCTGGCGCTGGTCTACATCGCGGTCGCCGTGTACCGGCTCTACCTGAACCAGATGCTTCAGATCCGCTGGCGGCGCTGGCTGACCGATCGCTGCCTGGGCGACTGGATGGAGGGGCAGACCTATTACCGCCTCCAACTCGCCGGCACTCCGGCCGACAACCCGGACCAGCGCATCGCCGAGGATCTGCGCGGCTTCGTCCAGCTGACGCTGAGCCTGTCGCTGGGCTTCCTGACGAACCTCGTCACGCTGGTGTCCTTCCTGGCGATGCTGTGGAGCCTGTCGGGGACGTTGAGCGTGCCGCTGTTCGGGGTGGAGCTGGCGATCCCCGGCTACATGGTGTGGGTGGCGCTGGCCTACGCGGTGGTGGGGACGTGGCTGACCCACCGGATCGGGCGCCCGCTCGCCCGGCTGAGCTTCGACCAGCAGAAATACGAGGCCGACTTCCGCTTCGCGCTCGTCCGCCTGCGCGAGAACGCCGAGAGCATCGCCCTGCAAGGCGGCGACGTGCAGGAGCAGCGTGGTTTCGCCCGGCGCTTCGCTCGCGTGGTGGACAACTGGTGGGCCATCATGCGCACGCAGAAGCGGCTGGTGTGGTTCACCTCCGCCTACGAGCAGGTGGCAATCATCTTTCCTCTGCTGGTCGCCGCGCCGCGCTATTTCTCGGGGGCGCTTCCGCTGGGCGCGCTGATGCAGACCGCGCAGGCCTTCGGGCAGGTGCAGGGCGCCCTGTCCTGGTTCATCGACGCCTATGTGAGCCTGACCGACTGGCACGCCACGACCAGCCGTCTGATCGGCTTCCGCCAGGCGGTGGAGGAGGTCCGGACGGCGGCGCGCACCGCCCCGCGCATCGACCGCGCAACCGGGCCGGACGGCGCGCTGCGGGTGGAGGGGGTGGAACTGGCTCTGCCGAAGGGCGGGACGCCGCTGCTGCGCGCCGACCTGACGGTTCGGCCGGGGGAACGGGTGCTGGTCACCGGACCGTCCGGTTCGGGCAAGAGCACGCTGCTGCGCGCGCTGGCCGGCGTCTGGCCGTTCGGGCGCGGCCGCATCGGCCTGCCCGCCGGGGCGGACGCCATGCATCTGCCGCAGAAGCCCTACATGCCCATCGGCAGCCTGCGCGCCGCCGTCGCCTACCCCTCGCCGCCGGAGGCGTTCGAGGCCGAAGCGGTGCGCGCCGCCCTGGACGCCGTGGGGATGAGCGCCTTCGCCGAGCGGCTGGACGAGGAGGACCATTGGGCGCAGCGCCTGTCCGGCGGCGAGCAGCAGCGCGTCGCCTTCGCCCGCGCCCTGCTGCACCGGCCCGGCTGGCTGTTCCTGGACGAGGCGACGTCCGCCTGCGATCCGGCGACCGAGGCGCGGCTCTACGGCCTGCTGGCCGACCGCCTGCCGGGCACGACCGTGGTCAGCGTCGGCCACCGCGCGAGCTTGTCGGCGCATCACGACCGGACGGTCGCGGTGGGCGTGGATGGTGACGGGGTCGGACAATTGGCCGGCTGCTGA
- a CDS encoding histidine phosphatase family protein, which translates to MPRVVRRRSLAAILTAVLAAIVVAIGIARSASPGWAATPETVDPKGLILLMRHAEAPGVGDPPNFQLRDCATQRNLDANGREQARRIGDLLQRLAIRPAAVHSSQWCRCLETARLLEAGPVRELPVLNSFFERREEQEAQIASLRRFLAGLPADGAPVVLVTHQVVVTALTGVFPASGEAVLLRANGTGAPAIEGRIRVEGSR; encoded by the coding sequence ATGCCGAGGGTTGTCCGCCGCAGGTCGCTGGCCGCCATTCTAACCGCCGTTCTGGCCGCCATCGTAGTCGCCATCGGGATCGCCCGCTCCGCGTCGCCGGGTTGGGCGGCGACTCCGGAGACGGTTGATCCCAAGGGGTTGATCCTCCTCATGAGGCACGCGGAGGCGCCCGGAGTCGGCGATCCGCCGAATTTCCAGCTCCGCGACTGCGCGACCCAGCGCAATCTGGACGCAAACGGCCGCGAACAGGCCCGGCGGATCGGCGATCTGCTGCAACGTCTCGCCATCCGGCCGGCCGCCGTCCATTCGAGCCAATGGTGCCGCTGCCTGGAGACCGCCCGGCTTCTGGAGGCCGGACCGGTGCGGGAGCTTCCGGTGCTCAACTCCTTCTTCGAGCGGCGGGAGGAGCAGGAGGCGCAGATCGCATCGCTGCGCCGCTTCCTGGCCGGGCTGCCGGCCGACGGCGCGCCGGTCGTGCTGGTCACCCACCAGGTGGTCGTGACCGCCTTGACCGGCGTCTTTCCGGCGTCGGGCGAGGCGGTGCTCCTGCGGGCCAACGGAACCGGCGCGCCGGCCATCGAGGGGCGCATCAGGGTAGAAGGCTCCAGGTAG
- a CDS encoding glutathione binding-like protein codes for MIDLHYWPTPNGHKITLFLEEAGLDYTIHPVDISAGDQFKPDFLAMSPNNRMPAIVDRAPADGGEPVSVFESGAILTYLAEKTGKFLPADVRGRKTVLEWLFWQVGGLGPMAGQNHHFVQYAPEQIPYAIDRYVKETNRLYGVLNKRLTGRAFIAGDELTIADMACYPWIVPHERQRQNLADFPELKRWFEAIQARPATVRAYEKGAELAKRPSVTDAGKKILFGQTAANVPK; via the coding sequence ATGATCGACCTTCATTATTGGCCGACCCCCAACGGGCACAAGATCACCCTGTTCCTGGAGGAAGCCGGGCTGGACTACACCATCCATCCCGTGGACATCTCGGCCGGGGACCAGTTCAAGCCGGACTTCCTGGCGATGTCCCCGAACAACCGCATGCCGGCCATCGTGGACCGCGCTCCGGCCGACGGCGGGGAACCGGTGTCCGTCTTCGAATCGGGCGCGATCCTGACCTATCTGGCCGAGAAGACCGGCAAGTTCCTGCCCGCCGACGTGCGGGGCCGCAAGACGGTCCTGGAGTGGCTGTTCTGGCAGGTGGGGGGCCTCGGCCCGATGGCCGGGCAGAACCACCATTTCGTGCAGTACGCGCCCGAACAGATCCCCTACGCCATCGACCGCTATGTGAAGGAGACCAACCGCCTCTACGGCGTCCTGAACAAGCGCCTGACGGGCCGCGCCTTCATCGCGGGGGACGAGCTGACCATCGCCGACATGGCCTGCTACCCGTGGATCGTCCCGCACGAGCGGCAGCGCCAGAACCTCGCCGACTTCCCCGAGCTGAAGCGCTGGTTCGAAGCGATCCAGGCCCGCCCGGCGACGGTCCGCGCCTACGAGAAGGGGGCGGAACTGGCCAAGCGCCCGTCGGTCACCGACGCCGGCAAGAAGATCCTGTTCGGCCAGACCGCCGCCAACGTGCCGAAGTAG
- a CDS encoding response regulator: MKLLVVEDDPLIGPAIKAVMENAGYTVVGPLRDAAKATRLGVREQPDLALVDVYLAGGENGLTLARKLWEEHNIPSLLITGFDHRGEEARDFAVGLLRKPVMPDALVDAVGAVGEILAGLRPSSIPPALELFGRPERVSAAAPQPAPQSAPQPAQQPMRRQG, from the coding sequence GTGAAGTTGCTCGTCGTCGAAGACGACCCGTTGATCGGGCCCGCCATCAAGGCTGTGATGGAGAATGCCGGATACACGGTCGTCGGCCCCCTGCGCGACGCCGCCAAGGCGACGCGGCTGGGGGTCCGGGAACAGCCGGATCTTGCCCTGGTGGACGTCTATCTGGCCGGAGGTGAGAACGGGCTGACGCTGGCCCGCAAGCTGTGGGAGGAGCACAACATCCCCTCCCTGCTGATCACCGGTTTCGACCACCGCGGCGAGGAGGCGCGCGATTTCGCGGTCGGCCTGCTGCGCAAGCCGGTGATGCCCGACGCGCTGGTCGATGCGGTCGGAGCGGTCGGGGAAATCCTGGCGGGCCTGCGCCCGTCCTCCATCCCCCCGGCGCTGGAATTGTTCGGGCGGCCCGAGCGCGTGTCCGCCGCCGCGCCGCAGCCGGCGCCCCAATCGGCGCCGCAACCCGCACAACAGCCCATGCGGCGGCAGGGCTGA
- a CDS encoding cupin domain-containing protein, with protein sequence MDRNPPPRRALVPIDQRLIAGDPGKPAVFGTVLSGAPRESFLNLYDGGGGRFACGVWQCTPGTIAMADWPYEEFCVLLAGRVVITPRDGAPQEHGEGDAFVIPRGFTGVWEVRETIRKYYAIEKPLGPRAAVGRMLRAPLSLARRLLRRGEPALARGGF encoded by the coding sequence ATGGACCGCAACCCGCCGCCGCGCCGCGCGCTCGTGCCCATCGACCAGCGGCTGATCGCGGGCGATCCCGGCAAGCCCGCCGTCTTCGGGACCGTGCTGTCCGGCGCCCCTCGGGAGAGCTTCCTGAACCTCTACGACGGCGGCGGGGGGCGGTTCGCCTGCGGGGTCTGGCAATGCACGCCGGGCACCATCGCCATGGCCGACTGGCCCTATGAGGAGTTCTGCGTCCTGCTGGCCGGGCGGGTGGTCATCACCCCCCGGGACGGCGCGCCGCAGGAGCATGGGGAGGGCGACGCCTTCGTCATTCCCAGGGGCTTCACGGGCGTCTGGGAGGTGCGGGAGACGATCCGCAAATACTACGCGATCGAGAAGCCGCTCGGTCCCCGCGCCGCTGTGGGGCGGATGCTGCGCGCTCCGCTGTCGCTGGCCCGGCGGCTGTTGCGGCGGGGCGAGCCGGCCCTGGCGCGGGGAGGCTTCTGA